GCCATATGTTAATTTCTAAAGATATGTATTTAATGACGTCGTTGACATAATTGCGTCCTGTAATCCAACTGTTCAACAAAGGTGAATGCATAAACTAAGTAATatctaaaaattaaaataagtatcGTTAAACCACTGTATTCCACTCCCGTGCagtacggccgtattccacccCGTGCagtacggccgtattccactcccaTGCAGAACGGCCGTACTCCACTCCCGTGCagtacggccgtattccactcccgTGCAGTACGGCCAAATTCCACTCCCGTGCAGTGCGACCGTATTCCATTCCCGTGCAGTACGGCCGCATTCCACTCCCGTGCAGTACGGTCGCATTCCACTCCCGTGCAGTACGGCCGGATCCCACTCCCGTGCAGTACGGCCGTATGCCACTCCCGTGCAGTACGGACGTATTCCACCATTGTGACTTTACGTCATAACAACTATCGTTgggcgatgttaaaatgacgtcataaaacaaaatagtgcgtcgttaaaatgacatttattattataacatgaGGCTTTTAAGcgatctaaccagtaatgtatataataaacgGTTATTaatactgcgttttgatccggaataaCCCTATTAGACTATATTGGATACGCTTAAGTTGACAGCATTGTACCAACTGTTGAAAATGCTGAGCATTCAATGTAATACCAACatatgtcagtgtgtgtataccacgtgataaatgaggTCATATATGCTACGCCGGACGGCAAAAatgtgcttaaaatgaagactttaaccaaagataatttttcatttacaaaaccattttaaatgaaagaaagggcagtctatgccgcttaaaaagtctcgcatttgttttatttccgaaatttgatgagttcattagtttcttcaaacactttgacaaacttgtttccaaaatagggttttgacagtgctccgtcagacggccgttaTGTGAAgcggtttgtcgaagtgtttcagaaaactaaactcgcaatcaaattctggttaaagaCCGAAAGTGGGGCTCCAGCgtaagtggcgtagactgcgctttgtttcattaaaaatcgtggaaaaatagtgaagttatctatgccgcttaaagagccacgCCTTCGTTTTAATTCCGGGGTTTGATTTGGtcattagttttatcaaacacttcgacaaactttgtccaaaacaatgttttgacagtgttccgtcagacggccgtattgtgatgACAGTCTAAAGatagtgctgtaaaagaaaagttatctttattttaagtcttcatttaaagcagAATGTTGCATTCCGTCGAAGTATTTTTGACGCaatgtatcacgtggtatacacacactgctttTACAAGGCGTACATTCCTTTCAAATGACTCTACTGATGGTCTGTGTACCGGATCGCTTTATTGATATTCGAGTTGTTTAACTCTCAGATATTTATGCATtccgagattttctgacattgtttaATTGCCGTAATTCATACTTTTATCCAAGATTGTTAGGAGAAGTGACTCAATTTATAAAtctgaacaaaaaatattagaTTAAATGTCATTAAGTATTTACCGTCATGTGACACAAAAGCAGAAATTCATTCCAAGAAAGCTGCTGTGATTGATTGTAACGAGATGCTATTCTCTGTAAATGACAGCAATCAACAGTAGCTAATGATCTTACCACTATAAAGGTTCAACCTCTTGTGGCTGGGGAAGACACTCATTGCTGCGGGTACGAGAGCTACGACCCCATGGAGAGACTCTGCTGCAAAGGTATGCACGTGTTGTTTTCTTACCAAGGGTCGtctttaatatttagtttaagaTATAACTCAAATATCATCTTAACTTACTTGGCGTTTCTAAGCCAGAGACTCCACCGCGATATCATGAGACATAGATGTTTATTTCTAAGgttattttttgaattatataaaaaaactaaaacatatctTGAATTATAATCTAAGcttaaattgaataatattatttaaatgtgtttacatattttgatattgcaTTATTAAGTTTATCCAAATTTCTGctcttaatataattattcgACTCTTTATTCAGGGCTGGCTTTCAATATTGTCTTAATtgaatctaagaacgatgtagctaatcggattacttgttatttagAACTTACCAATAGAGTGAACGAATTCAGTAATGTATGAACCTTCgattaacttaagttgcatattgaataccacctcAGCAGAACGACGACATCGTCAATGACTGTCGCAaaagcattttttcttgcaCACACGAGTTTGATTGTTTTTGCAGGAATGTTGTTTCCACCACACGTTCACCCCAATTGTTACGGCTGTGATGGAATGCACGAAAAGCCGTTCTTTGACAATAATAAGCATGCCTGTTGTGAAGGAAAACTGGTCCCTGCTATTGTTGGCAACCTGACCTGCTGCTGTAAGGCACAGGCATTTGACCCGCAAGATCGTATATGTTGTGATGACAAACTGCAAGATAGAGTTGGCGGTGACATATCGGCGTGCTGCGGGGACAAAAACTATGACCCGAAAACATCCATATGCTGCAATGGCAACGTGCTGCCACGTGTCGCAGGAAACATGACACGCTGCTGCAATACGCGGAGTTTTGATCCGGATACACATGTCTGCTGTGACAATAAGAAACTTGCGAAGAAAACAAGGAAGTCTGACAGTTGTTGTTGCGGGGACGAGGCGTTCTCGCCTAATAAGGAAGTGTGCTGTGACGATGAGGTACAGCCGAAATTTAAACGCGGTACACAGTGTTGTGAAAAGAAGAGCTTTAAATCTCAAAAACTTATTTGTTGCGAAGGTTCAATTCAGTCGCTTGCTAGAGGACGTAAGAGCATTACGAGATGTTGCGGACAAAAGAGCTATCACGCTAAGAAAGAGCTGTGTTGCAACAATAAAGTAAtgaaaaagagtaaaaaaaaacataccggTTGCTGTGGAGACGTTTCGTACGATCCGAGAACGGAAATGTGTTGCAATGGAGAACCAGGGCCTATGCTTAAAGAAGGAACAAGATGCTGCAATAAGAATAGCTTCAATGTTAAAACTGAGATTTGCTGCGATGGAAGGGTGTATCCAAATACCATGGTTTGctgtaatgaaaaaataatcatagATACCAACAAGGAAATATGTTGTGAtggaaacaaaattgaaacaaaggCGCACAAAGACGATAACTGTTGTTGTGGCAATACTTCAATGAATACGCTTGAAGGCATTTGCTGCGAAGGTGTTCCGCAGTCATTAGAAGCTTCTGACAAAACGAGGTGTTGTGGGCAACTAAGTTATAACCCCGACAAAGAAATATGCTGTGAAAATCGCGTAGTACCGAAAATCGACTCTAAGGATAATTGGTGTTGCGGGGATACCAGCATCAACACTAATTTGCATATATGTTGCAGAGAAAATAAACAGCCAATTTTAACATTAGTCGAAAATACGTTTTGTTGCAGAAATAAAAGCTTCAATGGAAGACTGCAGATGTGTTGCACTGGTGACGTGGTCGACAAACGCACGCCATCAGATGACTACTGCTGTGGAAAAGCTACAATCGATACTCAAAACGAAATTTGCTGTGAAGGAAAACCAATTGGGGTTTCTGATACTGATTATGGATTTTGTTGTGGAGATGATGCGGGCGACACAAGAGAACAACTATGTTGCAACATGAAACTTGTGCCTAAACGAAGACCGGATGATgattgttgttgtggtggtacAACGATGAATGCCAACAACATGATATGCTGTAAAGGAAATTCTGAGCCAAAAGAGGGTGGAGAATTCACAAAATGCTGTGATGACAAAGCGTATGACTCCAGGGACGAAATGTGTTGTGATATGAGAGTGAGACCGAAGCGGAATACAGAAGATGATTGTTGCTGTGGAAACACAACATATGATAATGATGCCGAGATTTGCTGCATGAACGTGGTTCAGCCAGCACATGCAGGAAAAGACACACAATGTTGCATGGACGAGAGCTACGATCCTAATGCGTTCATGTGTTGTGatggaaaaatgaaaaagacTAAAAGGTCGCCGAACGACAACTGCTGTTGCGGAGATACAACTATGAATTCCAAAGAAGAAATGTGTTGCCAGGACACACCTCAGCCGAAGGAGAATGATTTCTACTTTTGTTGTGACAGGAAAAGTTTTGACTCGAAAATGTATGTGTGCTGTGAAAACCGAATTGTTCTAAAGGTCGATGAAGATGATGACTGTTGTTGTGGAAACACTACAATGAACTCGAAAGACTTTGTATGTTGCCGAGGGAAACGTCAAATAAAGTATAAAGGGCAACAAACAGGTTGTTGTGGCGATGAAAGCTACGGTATGAAGGATTCAATGTGCTGCGATAAAAAGGTGGTTGAGAAAGTATCCAAGAAGGACGATTGTTGTTGTGGTAAAACTACTATGAACACAGAAGATCAGATTTGTTGTCTGGCAAAGCCACAGTATGTTAGTGGGTCCAACTGGATGTGTTGCGACAGGAACAGCTACAACCCACAAACACATTTGTGttgtgaaaacaaaatagtaaagaaagaaaaaacagaGGACAACTGGTGCTGTGCAGATGATCCATACGACACAAACACCCAGGTGTGTTGTGACATGGTCGTTCAGCCCGCCTACGGTGATCCAGATACGACAAAATGTTGCGGCACTATTAGTTACGATATGGAGAACATGATTTGCTGTCACGGTGATTTATTGGAGAAGACGGACAAAGATGATAAATGGTGTTGTGGTGATGAAACGTACAACACGAGAAAGCACGTTTGTTGTAATGGAAAAGTGAAACAGCCAAGATACGGGGACCGGACACAATGCTGTGACAATAAAAGTTTTGATATGGGTACGCATATATGTTGTAATGAAagcatttacaaaatgaattcaCCTGACGATGACTGTTGCTGTGGAGACGAGTCAATGAATAcaagaaatgaaatatgttgCGAAGGCGTCCGACAAGCAAGAATCGGTGGAGAATATACTGATTGTTGTGGTACTGTCGCATATAACACAAGAAAACAAATTTGCTGTGAACGAGACGGAGTCAGAGACAAACGAAACGATGACGACGACTGTTGCTGTATTGATACAACAATGGAGTCTTCAGAAGAAATATGCTGCAAAGATGGTCCAGTTCCCATCAGGGGATCACAGGAATTCACAGACTGCTGCTGTGGTCAATCGTATGACACCAGAAACCAGATTTGTTGTGAATGCAGTCTGGTCAAGAAATCCAAAGTCTCCGACAATTGGTGTTGTAATGATACTTCAATGGACACTGAAACAGAAGTCTGCTGCTTCGGTAAACCACAACCTGCTGTAGCAGGGCCAGACACCAGATGTTGCAAACTTAAGAGTTATGATATAGACGAATATTTATGTTGCAATGGCACAaacttgattaaaaaaaaatctaccgACGACAATGTATGTTGTGCGAATGAACCTATGAATTTCGACACTCAAATATGTTGTGACGGTGAAGTTGATAAAAGAAACGGTGGCGAATTAACACAGTGTTGTAGTAAACAAAGCTTTGATCCAAGAAAGGAAATATGCTGCCGTGATAATGATGGAGATTGGAACCCACGTCCAAAGAGATCCAGGAAAGATGACATGTGCTGTGGTAATGGAACTGTTGATACAGACAACGAGATATGTTGTGATGGAAGGGCTCAACCTGGTGGTCCATATTCTCATTGTTGCCACGGAGTAAGCTATGACAGtaaaacacaaatatgttgCGGAGatcatgatgaacattttatcattgataAAGAAGAAAAGGATGACGATTGCTGCTGTGGCAAACCCGGAAGTTATGTCTCGGCAAATGGAACAGATCACATATGCTGTGAGGGAAATAAACAACCACGGTGTGCTGGTCCTGATACCAGGTGTTGTAGGGATGTTAGTTACGACCCAGAAATATCGTTGTGCTGCAACGGAATACATGTTCACGAGAAAGATTCAGCGGATGATAACTGCTGTTGTGGagtaaacacatttaatactgaGGATGAGCTTTGTTGTGAAAACACTACACAACCTGGCGGGCCGACATGGGCATGTTGTGTCGACAAGAGCTATAACACAGAAACTCACATCTGCTGTGAACACCGGATAGTAGCTGTAGCAGAACCAGAGGATAAATGGTGTTGTGGTGACACAACATACAATATGAAGAAACATGTTTGCTGTCAAGGCTTATACAAACAACCAAAACAAACACCGGATCCAGAAGATACAAAGTGCTGTAATAAATACAGCTATAATCCTTCGACTCATATTTGTTGTGATGGCAATATCGTTGAAAAGGAAGACGTAAAGGATACAATGTGTTGTGGAAACGGtacaatgaatacaaaacagaTGTGTTGCAATAGAAATGTTCAGCCTGGCGGTAGAACTTACACGTGTTGTAATGAGTATAGTTATAATACACTAACACATTTGTGTTGTAACGGAAAAGTTAGagaaaagaaaaatgacaaCGACGACGGCTGTTGTGGGGATGACAGTTCTGTAAATAGTCAAACGGAGCTGTGTTGCAAAGGTGTTCCGCAAGCTGTTGATCCAGAGTTTGGTGACTGTTGTGATTCAAATGTTTACGACGAAAGAACACATATTTGTTGTAATGATTCAGAAGTTATAGCAAAGGAGGATGAAAGAGACAACGTTTGCTGTGGTGACAGCACGATGCATGCATCCGACCATATATGTTGTAATGATGTAAGACAACCAAGAGTTGCCGGAGACGACACGCTTTGTTGCCTTGATAAGAGTTATGATCCAGCTAATAAGGTATGCTGTGATGGTATGAGATTATCAAGGAAATCATCACCAGACGATGACTGTTGTTGCGACGATAAAACCTTCAACAGCAAGACGGACATATGCTGTGAAAATGTACCGAATCCTGGATATGGGTCTGACACACAGTGCTGTGGTAAGAAGAGCTTTAATCAGAAAACGCATGTGTGTTGCCACAATGAAGTCATAGAAAAGATAAACGAGCAGGACGATGGTTGTTGTGGCAATAGAACTATTGATGCCAGTAGCCAGATATGCTGTAATGGCAACCCACAACCAGGACCAATCAGAATGTATTCCTGTTGTGGCGATGAAAGCCATAACGTCAAAACTCATATTTGCTGTGATAATAATGACGTAAGGGAGAAACATAATTCTAAAGATGACTGTTGTTGTGGTGATACATCCATGAACACCAAATCTGAGATTTGTTGCGATGGCAAAGTACGAACACGTGTTGGAGCGGAGATGACAAAATGCTGTCTGGAAGAAGCATTCGATCCAATTAAACAAATTTGCTGCGAAGGTCGTGTTATTACCAAAGTTGAAGAGGACGACAACTTATGTTGtggaaatgtaagttttaacaCAATGGAACAGATATGCTGCAACCATTCACCGCAGCCTCTTGTCGCAGGATCCTCTACACAGTGTTGCGACAATGTCAGTTTTAATCCAGCAAAGCAACTGTGTTGTGAGAAGGGTGTTGTGGAAAAGGAGAGCGATGATGATACATGCTGTTGCGGTaagaacaaaacatataatcCTGATGATGAGGTTTGCTGTGGAGGAATCAATCCACAGCCTAAATATGGAGACAATAATAAGTGCTGTAAACTTAAGAGTTACAACGCAGATACACAAGTATGTTGCGACAAAGATGTTGTCGATAAAACAgattatgatgatgatcatTGTTGTGGAAATTCAACGTACGATAGTATAAACGAAATATGCTGCGAGGGTGTCGCGCAGCCAAAGAAAGGTGGACCTTTTACTGACTGTTGCGAAAAGAAAAGCTTTGATATAATGTCTGAGCTCTGTTGTGACGGAGAAGTTATAACGAAAGATGATCTTAGTCATGATGAATGCTGCGGAAAAAGCTCTATGGACTCAAAGGACGATATATGCTGTGAGGGTGTTACAAACAAAGGATATGGAAGAAACGAAAAATGCTGTGGTTCGGAGAGTTACAACATGATCAATTCAGTTTGCTGTAATGGGAATATTGTTCAGAAAGCCAGTCCTGAAGATACCGGCTGTTGTGGTGACAGTACTTTCAACTATGAGACAGAGGTGTGCTGCTTGGGTGTAACAAATGATTATTACGGGCCACGTACTGGTTGTTGCCTAGATAAGAGTTACAACAGCAGTGAATCAATCTGTTGTGATGGAACCACTGTGACAGCTAAACGTGATAAAAATGACAACTGGTGTTGTGGCAATAAACCTTTCAATACAAAGATGGACGTTTGCTGTGAAGGCAATATACAACCGAAGTATGGGCGAAACACGACTCAATGCTGTCACGAGGTAAGCTTCGATTCAACTTTGTCTTTATGCTGTGGACGAACCATCGTGACAAAACATTCACCCGATGCCGACATGTGTTGTGGAAACACTACAGTTGATATGAGTAAGGAAATATGCTGTGAAGGAGTTCCAAGATCGAGAACAGACGGTGAGTTTACGTCGTGTTGTAAAGACAAAAGCTACTCTACAATGTCGCAACTCTGTTGTAATGAAGGTGACCTGAGAAACAAAAACAGGGATAATGATAGAGAATGCTGTGGaactaaaaacacatttaaccCAGCTAAAGAAATTTGTTGTAACGGGGAAGCTTATGATGTAGGAGGTGTCGACAGTGCTGGATGTTGCGACGGAAAAGGCTACAATATTGAAACACATATATGTTGCATAGATAAAATTGTTCCACGTGGAGATGAAGGCAATAACTGGTGTTGTGATGATGTTCCATTCAACACTGCTACACACATATGTTGTAATGGAAATGTTGATGAAAGAAAAGGGGGTGAAATGGCAAGATGTTGCTCACAAGACAGTTTCAACTCCCAAACCCACATATGTTGCGACAATAATGtgattgaaaaaacaaaagacAATGCTACATGCTGTTGCGGTAAGACCAAAACATATAATCCTGATGATGAGGTTTGCTGTGGAGGAATCAATCCACAGCCAAAATATGGAGACAATACTAGGTGCTGTATACTTAAGAGTTACAACGCGGATACACAAGTATGTTGCGACAAAGATGTTGTCGATAAAAAAgacaatgatgatgatcatTGTTGTGGAAACTCAACGTACGACAGTATAAACGAAATATGCTGCGAGGGTGTCGCGCAGCCAAAGAAAGGTGGACCTTTTACTGACTGTTGTGACAAGAAAAGCTTTGATATAATGTCTGAGTTATGTTGTGACGGAGAAGTTATAACGAAAGATGATCTTAGTCATGATGAATGCTGCGGAAAAAGCTCTATGGACTCAAAGGACGATATATGTTGTGAGGGTGTTACAAACAAAGGATATGGAAGAAACGAAAAATGCTGTGGTTCGGAGAGTTACAACATGATCAATTCAGTTTGCTGTAATGGGAATATTGTTCAGAAAGCCAGTCCCGAAGATACCGGCTGTTGTGGTGACAGTACTTTCAACTATGAGACAGAGGTTTGCTGCTTGGGTGTAACAAATGATTATTACGGGCCACGTACTGGTTGTTGCCTAGATAAGAGTTACAACAGCAGTGAATCAATCTGCTGTGATGGAACCACTGTGACAGCTAAACGTGATGAAAATGACAACTGGTGTTGTGGCAATAAACCTTTCAATACAAAGATGAACGTTTGCTGTGAAGGCAATATACAACCGAAGTATGGGCGAAACACGCAATGCTGTCACGAGGTAAGCTTCGATTCAACTTTGTCTTTATGCTGTGGACGAACCATCGTGACAAAACATTCACCCGATGCCGACATGTGTTGTGGAAACACTACAGTTGATATGAGTAATGAAATATGCTGTGAAGGAGTTCCAAGATCGAGAACAGACGGTGTGTTTACGTCATGTTGTAAAGACAAAAGCTACTCTACAATGTCGCAACTATGTTGTAATAAAGGTGACGTAAGAAACAAAAATAGGGTTGATGATAGAGAATGCTGTGGaactaaaaacacatttaaccCAGCTAAAGAAACTTGCTGTAACGGGGAAGCTTATGATGTAGGAGGTGTCGACAGCGCAGCATGTTGCGACGGAAAAGGCTACAATATTGAAACACAAATATGTTGCATAGATAAAATTGTTCCACGTAGAGATGAAGGCAATAACTGGTGCTGTGATGATGTTCCATTCAACACTGCTACACACATATGTTGTAATGGAAATGTTGATGAAAGAAAAGGGGTTGAAATGGCAAGATGCTGCTCACAAGACAGTTTCAACTCCCAAACCCACATATGTTGCGACAATAATGtgattgaaaaaacaaaagacAATGATAACATGTGTTGTGGTaagaacaaaacatataatcCTGATGATGAGGTTTGCTGTGGAGGAATCAATCCACAGCCAAAATATGGAAACAATACTAGGTGCTGTATACTTAAGAGTTACAACGCGGATACACAAGTATGTTGCGACAAAGTTGTTGtcgataaaaaagataatgatgatgatcatTGTTGTGGAAATTCAACGTATGATAGTATAAACGAAATATGCTGCGAGGGTGTCGCGCAGCCAAAGAAAGGTGGACCTTTTACTGACTGTTGTGACAAGAAAAGCTTTGATATAATGTCTGAGCTATGTTGTGACGCAGAAGTTATAACAAAAGATGATCTTAGTCATGATGAATGCTGCGGAAAAAGCTCTATGGACTCAAGGGACGATATATGTTGTGAGGGTGTTACAAACAAAGGGTATGGAAGAAACGGAAAATGCTGTGGTTCGGAGAGTTACAACATGAACAATTCAGTTTGCTGTAATGGGAATATTGTTCAGAAAGCCAGTCCCGAAGATACCGGCTGTTGTGGTGACAGTACTTTCAACTATGAGACAGAAGTCTGCTGCTTGGGTGTAACAAATGATTATTACGGGCCACGTACTGGTTGTTGCCTAGATAAGAGTTACAACAGCAGTGAATCAATCTGCTGTGATGGAACCACTGTGACAGCTAAACGTGATAAAAATGACAACTGGTGTTGTGGCAATAAACCTTTCAATACAAAGATGGACGTTTGCTGTGAAGGCAATATACAACCGAAGTATGGGCGAAACACGCAATGCTGTCACGAGGTAAGCTTCGATTCAACTTTGTCTTTATGCTGTGGACGAACCATCGTGACAAAACATTCACCCGATGCCGACATGTGTTGTGGAAACACTACAGTTGATATGAGTAACGAAATATGCTGTGAAGGTGTTCCAAGATCGAGAACAGACGGTGAGTTTACGTCTTGTTGTAAAGACAAAAGCTACTCTACAATGTCGCAACTCTGTTGTAATGAAGTTGACGTGAGAAACAAAAATAGGGATGATAATAGAGAATGCTGTGGaactaaaaacacatttaaccCAGCTAAAGAAATTTGCTGTAACGGGGAAGCTTATGATGTAGGAGGTGTCGACAG
The sequence above is drawn from the Mya arenaria isolate MELC-2E11 chromosome 14, ASM2691426v1 genome and encodes:
- the LOC128216054 gene encoding uncharacterized protein LOC128216054, which encodes MAELAIAIAGVLSSLCGHQYFDPNVAICCQWSVTMRVAGLRTKCCGTTAFDPDSHKCCTNDNVVEKIAGKRTVCCGMEPMDPRTHKCCGHTVQPLVAGEDTHCCGYESYDPMERLCCKGMLFPPHVHPNCYGCDGMHEKPFFDNNKHACCEGKLVPAIVGNLTCCCKAQAFDPQDRICCDDKLQDRVGGDISACCGDKNYDPKTSICCNGNVLPRVAGNMTRCCNTRSFDPDTHVCCDNKKLAKKTRKSDSCCCGDEAFSPNKEVCCDDEVQPKFKRGTQCCEKKSFKSQKLICCEGSIQSLARGRKSITRCCGQKSYHAKKELCCNNKVMKKSKKKHTGCCGDVSYDPRTEMCCNGEPGPMLKEGTRCCNKNSFNVKTEICCDGRVYPNTMVCCNEKIIIDTNKEICCDGNKIETKAHKDDNCCCGNTSMNTLEGICCEGVPQSLEASDKTRCCGQLSYNPDKEICCENRVVPKIDSKDNWCCGDTSINTNLHICCRENKQPILTLVENTFCCRNKSFNGRLQMCCTGDVVDKRTPSDDYCCGKATIDTQNEICCEGKPIGVSDTDYGFCCGDDAGDTREQLCCNMKLVPKRRPDDDCCCGGTTMNANNMICCKGNSEPKEGGEFTKCCDDKAQHMQEKTHNVAWTRATILMRSCVVMEK